The DNA window GGGCCGTGGACGGAGTCAGCCTCGATGTGCAGAAAGGCGAGATCCTCGGTCTGGTCGGCGAGTCCGGCTGCGGCAAGTCCACCCTGTCGCGCACGGTGATGCAGCTCATCCGCCCGACCTCGGGGACGATCACGATCGACGGCACGGAGCTGACTTCCCTGCCAGCCCACGTCGTGCGCCGCCGGCGGCTCGATTTCCAGATGGTCTTCCAGGACCCCTACGCGTCGCTCAACCCGCGGATGACCGTATCCGCCACCCTCACCGAGGCCATCCGCCAGCGCCACCCGGGCGTGAAAGGTGATGACCTCGCACGCCGGGTCGCCGAATTGATGGAAACGGTAGGACTCGATCCCCGGCTTCAGCGGAAATACCCCCACGAGTTTTCCGGCGGCCAGCGCCAGCGGATCGCGATCGCCCGCGCCCTCGCCCCGGAGCCGAAGCTCATCATCGCCGACGAACCGGTCTCGGCTCTCGATGTCTCGATCCAATCGCAGATCCTGAACCTGCTGAAGAAGCTGCGCGCCGATCTCGGACTGACGATGATCTTCATCTCCCACGATCTCGGCGTGGTGCGCTACCTCGCCGACCGCATCGCGGTGATGTACAAAGGAAAAATCGTCGAACGTGGCGACGCCGAGGAGGTGTTCCGGAATCCGCAGGACGAATACACCAAGCGCCTCCTAGCCGCGATCCCGAGCTTCTCGGAAGCCGGTTGAGCCGAAGGCTTTCCGCTCTCAGGCGTCGAGGCGCTCGACTTCGACGGTGACCGACAGCATGCAGTGGCCAGTGCCGCGATAGCTGCCCTTGATCGGTGCGACGTCGTCGTAGTCGCGTCCGACCGCAACCTTGATGTATCGCTCGTCGGCGAGGTTGTCATTGGTCGGATCGAAGCCGACCCAGCCGACATTCGGCAGGTAGACTTCCGCCCACGCATGGGATGCCTGGGAGCCGACCAGGTGATCCCGCGGCCCATTGTAGAGGTAACCGGAAGCATACCGCGCCGGAATTCCCACAGCCCGGCACAGGCCGATCATCACATGCGTGAAATCCTGGCAGACGCCATGGCGGTGCGCGAAGGCCTCCTCAAGGTGCGTGTTCACCTGCGTCGATCCGGTCTCGTAACGGAACTCGCGGTGAATCCAGCTCATGATCGCGCTGGCCTTGTCGAAGATCGAGTGGATCCCGGTGGTCAGATCGATCGCCTCCCGCCATATCTCAGGGTGACTGGAAACGTAGTGACTCTCCTGCAGGAACGGCCAGATGCGCTCACGGGTCTCAGGATCTTCGTAAGCCTCCTCCCCGAGTTCGCGCGCTCCGTCGGGCAGTTCGAGCTTCAGGTTCTGGATCCGGATCCGGCTGGTGATCTCGAGCCTCTGGTGGGGCGGCAGAACCTCGAAGTGATGGGTGACGTTCTCGAACAGGTCATGGAAGCGCCGCAGGCGCGTCGGCGGCGTCACTCCGACAAAGGCTTGGAGTGTCCGCTGGAAAGGAAACTTGCGTGGCTCGAGATGCAACGCGTTCACGCTTTCCGTGACCGGCAAGGCGTATTCGAAAACCGTGCGATGCAGCACCTGATACTTCGGACCGGGAGTCACCGGGAGCGAGAGAACGCTACCGCCCTCTCCTTGGCAAGCCGGTGACGAGGGATTCGGGAGCGAACTCACTGCTGCTGCTGTTCCATCTGCCAACGAACCACGGCGGAGACGGTATTCGCCGGAATCGGCGGCCGGTCTTCGATCTGTTCGGGCAGAAGCACGTAGGTCCGGAAAATCTCCTCGCCGATGTCGTTCAGACGGGTCTGGAGGCTGTCAAGATAGACGTGGAGACCTCCGTCGAGCACATCGTCGATCGATGCGTAGGCGAGCGCGGACAGGAGCTGGCCCGACTTGATTTCGGCATCGTCGCTGAAGCCGCCGCGGGGAGTTCCTGAAATCGCGTGGAGGCTCTGGTCGACCCGGTCGACGCAGAACCGCACCGAGCGCGGGAAGTCCGACGACAGGATGAGGAACTCGGCGATGTTGCGCGGCTTGAACTTGGCCCGGTATTTCATCCGGAACGCACCAAGACCGCCGCACGAGCGGAGGATCGCCAGCCAGTGTTCGTCGACCGTCAGGCCGAATTCGTCGATCCGGCGCTCGAGGAAGGTCGTGATGTCGAGGAAGCGCGTGGTCTTGTCGGCCCGCTCGAGGTGTCGGCCGAGATCCATGAAATCCCACGCCTCGCCGCGCAAGGTCGTGGCCGCGGCGATGCCGTGGAACGAATGCGTCGCCCGCCGGATCTGCTCGTAGTAGCCAGCCGC is part of the Haloferula helveola genome and encodes:
- a CDS encoding ATP-binding cassette domain-containing protein is translated as MAYLEIKDLHTHFTKKSGGWLSGQTETIRAVDGVSLDVQKGEILGLVGESGCGKSTLSRTVMQLIRPTSGTITIDGTELTSLPAHVVRRRRLDFQMVFQDPYASLNPRMTVSATLTEAIRQRHPGVKGDDLARRVAELMETVGLDPRLQRKYPHEFSGGQRQRIAIARALAPEPKLIIADEPVSALDVSIQSQILNLLKKLRADLGLTMIFISHDLGVVRYLADRIAVMYKGKIVERGDAEEVFRNPQDEYTKRLLAAIPSFSEAG
- a CDS encoding transglutaminase family protein; translated protein: MTPGPKYQVLHRTVFEYALPVTESVNALHLEPRKFPFQRTLQAFVGVTPPTRLRRFHDLFENVTHHFEVLPPHQRLEITSRIRIQNLKLELPDGARELGEEAYEDPETRERIWPFLQESHYVSSHPEIWREAIDLTTGIHSIFDKASAIMSWIHREFRYETGSTQVNTHLEEAFAHRHGVCQDFTHVMIGLCRAVGIPARYASGYLYNGPRDHLVGSQASHAWAEVYLPNVGWVGFDPTNDNLADERYIKVAVGRDYDDVAPIKGSYRGTGHCMLSVTVEVERLDA
- a CDS encoding alpha-E domain-containing protein, with product MLSRVANSLYWMVRYIERADNLARLIEVNEQLVLDLGKIDRETLAALWRPVIASTGDEELFDEAHPDGQQSEAIHFLTVDRENPNSIASCVALARENARMVRDQLAEALWEELNGLYLFVNSDEGAWKLANDAAGYYEQIRRATHSFHGIAAATTLRGEAWDFMDLGRHLERADKTTRFLDITTFLERRIDEFGLTVDEHWLAILRSCGGLGAFRMKYRAKFKPRNIAEFLILSSDFPRSVRFCVDRVDQSLHAISGTPRGGFSDDAEIKSGQLLSALAYASIDDVLDGGLHVYLDSLQTRLNDIGEEIFRTYVLLPEQIEDRPPIPANTVSAVVRWQMEQQQQ